A window of the Streptomyces sp. NBC_00454 genome harbors these coding sequences:
- a CDS encoding aldo/keto reductase: protein MPMGQLRRLGRDGPWVSALGVGCMGMSDFYGPADEAESRATLHEALDHGLNFLDTADMYGPHTNEELVGRAIAGRRDEVFLATKFGVVRSEDPRARRIDSSPGYARRACEASLRRLAVDHIDLFYLHRRNPDVPIEETVGAMAGLVAEGKVRFLGLSEVSAETLRRGCAEAPIAALQSEYSLWTRGLEREILPVAREFGVAVVAYAPLGRGLLAGGPATVEGLAADDIRRQQPRFLGDDLTANLRLVERVRTLASESGCTPAQLALAWLLGQGTDVFPLPGMRRRAHLRENTGSLGLSLSPDLLRAATEAVGEAAGARAPDMTRLEQ from the coding sequence ATGCCGATGGGGCAACTGCGGCGACTGGGGCGGGACGGCCCCTGGGTGTCAGCCCTCGGAGTGGGCTGCATGGGGATGTCGGACTTCTACGGTCCCGCCGACGAGGCGGAGTCGAGGGCCACGCTCCACGAGGCCCTCGACCACGGCCTGAACTTCCTCGACACGGCCGACATGTACGGTCCGCACACCAATGAGGAGTTGGTCGGGCGGGCCATCGCCGGGCGCCGTGACGAGGTCTTCCTGGCGACCAAGTTCGGTGTGGTGCGCAGCGAGGATCCGCGGGCGCGGAGGATCGACTCCTCTCCGGGGTACGCCCGGCGTGCGTGTGAGGCATCGCTCAGGCGGCTAGCGGTGGATCACATCGACCTCTTCTATCTCCATCGCCGAAATCCGGATGTGCCGATCGAGGAGACCGTCGGCGCGATGGCCGGCCTGGTGGCCGAGGGCAAGGTCCGATTCCTGGGGCTTTCCGAAGTGAGCGCCGAGACGCTGCGGCGGGGCTGCGCCGAGGCTCCGATCGCCGCACTGCAAAGCGAGTACTCGCTGTGGACCCGTGGACTGGAGAGAGAAATCCTGCCTGTCGCGCGGGAGTTCGGGGTGGCGGTGGTGGCCTACGCGCCGCTGGGCCGGGGTCTTCTCGCCGGCGGGCCGGCGACCGTGGAGGGGCTGGCCGCCGACGACATCCGGCGGCAGCAGCCGCGCTTCCTCGGTGACGACCTCACCGCCAATCTGCGCCTCGTCGAGCGCGTACGTACGCTCGCGTCGGAATCCGGATGCACCCCCGCGCAGCTGGCGCTCGCCTGGCTGCTCGGGCAGGGAACGGACGTGTTTCCGCTCCCCGGAATGCGCAGACGGGCCCACCTGCGCGAGAACACCGGCTCCCTCGGCCTCAGCCTCTCGCCCGACCTGCTTCGGGCGGCCACCGAGGCGGTGGGCGAGGCCGCCGGAGCGCGGGCACCCGATATGACCCGACTCGAGCAGTGA
- a CDS encoding LysR family transcriptional regulator, with the protein MELRDVEIFLVLAEELHFGRTAERLHVSPARVSQAIKKQERRIGAELFSRTSRTVRLTEIGRQLRDDLRPVHAGLHASLDRARLAARGITAQLRVSMLPFNIVDLHPYWKAFRSRYPHWGLQIRQTTFTDVFGQLRSGAMDVVVAWLPVEEADFTVGPTLCTDSRILAVASDHQLVGRESVPLELFAEFPHSTALGLEDYWEDSYLPFHTPRGRTIERIAPAGTADDLISMVGMGEIIHSFPGHVTRYWGGMPNIRWLPVPDLPAMTFALVWRTEAENDLIRALADTVRDLGAFRFDQQ; encoded by the coding sequence GTGGAGCTGCGGGACGTCGAGATCTTCCTGGTGCTGGCCGAGGAGCTGCATTTCGGCCGGACCGCGGAGCGGCTGCACGTCTCCCCGGCGCGCGTGAGCCAGGCCATCAAGAAGCAGGAGCGGCGCATCGGCGCCGAACTGTTCAGCCGCACCAGTCGGACCGTACGCCTGACCGAGATCGGCCGGCAGCTCCGTGACGACCTGCGCCCGGTCCACGCCGGCCTGCACGCATCCCTGGATCGCGCCCGGCTGGCCGCCCGCGGCATCACCGCACAGCTGCGCGTCAGCATGCTGCCCTTCAACATCGTCGATCTGCACCCCTACTGGAAGGCGTTCCGCTCGCGGTACCCCCACTGGGGACTCCAGATCCGCCAGACGACCTTCACCGATGTGTTCGGCCAGCTCCGTTCCGGTGCCATGGACGTCGTCGTCGCCTGGCTGCCGGTGGAGGAGGCGGACTTCACCGTCGGCCCGACCCTGTGCACCGACTCCCGGATCCTTGCCGTTGCCTCAGACCACCAGCTCGTGGGACGGGAGTCCGTGCCCCTCGAGCTGTTCGCCGAATTCCCGCACAGCACGGCCCTCGGCCTGGAGGACTACTGGGAGGACAGCTACCTGCCCTTCCACACCCCACGGGGCCGGACGATCGAGCGCATCGCGCCCGCGGGCACCGCCGATGACCTGATCAGCATGGTCGGCATGGGCGAGATCATCCACAGCTTCCCCGGCCATGTCACCCGGTACTGGGGTGGTATGCCGAACATCCGATGGCTTCCCGTCCCCGACCTGCCGGCCATGACCTTCGCCCTGGTCTGGCGGACCGAGGCCGAGAACGACCTGATCCGCGCCCTGGCCGACACGGTGCGCGACCTCGGCGCGTTCCGGTTCGATCAGCAGTGA
- a CDS encoding NAD(P)/FAD-dependent oxidoreductase: MSRNTEVAVIGGGYAGVMAANRLTQRGDVTVTLVNPRPDFVHRIRLHQLVGGSDPAVLAYQDVLAEGVRLVVDTVALIDADERSLALASGGTLGYDYLVYAVGSGSADPGVPGAAEFAHPIATLEDAQRLIPALDAAPQGAAVTVVGAGPTGIETASELAEQGHTVTLVCGGVLGPYLHARGRRTVAARLARLGVTVLDGPGTKVTAVSHDSVRLSDGHDLPSAVTIWTAGFSVPDLAVRSGLSTDALGRLLTDETLTSVDDVRIFAAGDSAAPSGLPLRMSCQAAMPLGARAADTVLSRIAGEEPAPLNQPFGAQCISLGRHGGIFQFANRSDVAVWFNVNGFLGAKLKETVCKVVPKHLADEADKPGSYSLHLKSGAEARQQLLEAKRGAAPATAERVV, translated from the coding sequence ATGAGCAGGAACACCGAAGTGGCCGTCATCGGCGGCGGATACGCCGGAGTCATGGCAGCGAACCGGCTGACCCAGCGCGGCGACGTGACGGTGACGCTGGTCAACCCGCGTCCGGACTTCGTCCACCGCATCCGCCTGCACCAGCTGGTGGGCGGGTCCGACCCCGCGGTCCTCGCCTACCAGGACGTCCTGGCCGAGGGCGTCCGGCTGGTGGTCGACACCGTGGCACTGATCGACGCGGACGAGCGCAGCCTCGCGCTCGCCTCGGGCGGCACGCTCGGCTACGACTACCTGGTCTACGCCGTGGGCAGCGGCAGCGCCGACCCGGGCGTGCCGGGAGCGGCCGAGTTCGCCCACCCGATCGCCACGCTGGAGGACGCGCAGCGGCTGATACCGGCCCTGGACGCGGCCCCACAAGGTGCCGCGGTGACCGTGGTCGGGGCCGGCCCGACCGGCATCGAGACCGCCTCCGAGCTCGCCGAGCAGGGCCACACGGTGACCCTGGTCTGCGGCGGGGTCCTGGGCCCGTACCTGCACGCCCGCGGCCGCCGCACGGTCGCCGCCCGGCTCGCCCGGCTCGGCGTGACCGTACTCGACGGCCCCGGCACGAAGGTCACCGCGGTGAGCCACGACTCCGTACGGCTCTCCGACGGCCACGACCTGCCGAGTGCCGTGACCATCTGGACCGCCGGCTTCAGCGTGCCGGACCTGGCCGTGCGCAGCGGTCTGAGCACCGACGCGCTGGGCCGGCTGCTGACGGACGAGACGCTGACCAGCGTGGACGACGTACGCATCTTCGCGGCCGGGGACTCGGCGGCCCCGTCGGGCCTGCCGCTGCGGATGAGCTGCCAGGCCGCGATGCCCTTGGGTGCGCGGGCCGCCGACACGGTGCTCAGCCGGATCGCGGGCGAGGAGCCCGCGCCCCTCAACCAGCCGTTCGGCGCCCAGTGCATCAGCCTGGGCCGACACGGCGGCATCTTCCAGTTCGCCAACCGGTCCGATGTCGCGGTGTGGTTCAACGTCAACGGGTTCCTGGGTGCGAAGCTCAAGGAGACCGTGTGCAAGGTCGTCCCCAAGCACCTGGCCGACGAGGCGGACAAGCCCGGTTCGTACAGCTTGCACCTCAAGTCGGGAGCTGAAGCGCGCCAGCAGCTGCTGGAGGCCAAGCGCGGCGCGGCGCCTGCCACCGCGGAGCGGGTCGTTTAG
- a CDS encoding VOC family protein, giving the protein MNVIASAVLLTVGDPAASSRFFTGHLGFREVLVAEDVIHLSRDDAAADLVILQSDPQPRPGTGPPAPRAEVTVSFSVTDLPAEYERLRREGARIAMPLRQEPWGEWVLQLEDPNGVPVQLVEWVAPSGA; this is encoded by the coding sequence ATGAACGTCATCGCGTCGGCCGTGTTGTTGACCGTTGGTGATCCGGCGGCATCGAGCCGGTTCTTCACCGGTCATCTGGGGTTCCGCGAAGTGTTAGTGGCCGAGGACGTCATCCACCTCTCGCGCGACGACGCGGCCGCCGACCTGGTCATCCTGCAATCCGATCCACAACCGCGCCCCGGGACGGGGCCTCCGGCTCCGCGGGCCGAAGTGACGGTGTCCTTCTCGGTCACCGACCTCCCCGCCGAGTACGAGCGGCTGCGGCGGGAAGGTGCGCGGATCGCGATGCCGCTGCGCCAGGAGCCTTGGGGCGAGTGGGTGTTACAGCTCGAGGACCCCAACGGCGTGCCGGTCCAGCTGGTGGAGTGGGTGGCGCCCTCCGGCGCCTGA
- a CDS encoding NADPH-dependent F420 reductase, whose amino-acid sequence MPRTLGLIGSGMIGSSVARLAIAAGLEVVLSNARGPQTLAGLVADLGPRARAATPAEAARAGDLVVAAIPLLAHEQLPADALAGKTVLDTANYYPQRDGHLAELDTGELTSSARLQRHLKGSRVVKAFNSITPHQLLSLARPVGAPDRSALPIAGDDAQARAEAARLLNLLGYDAVDTGALAASWRSEPDTPVYVRPYLGDVPAMGVEEFLRWTFGTPGIAVPAAQVRRLVDGALRRPAGEALLPSS is encoded by the coding sequence ATGCCTCGAACACTCGGACTCATCGGCAGCGGAATGATCGGTTCTTCTGTCGCCCGCCTGGCCATCGCGGCCGGCCTGGAGGTCGTCCTCAGCAATGCGCGAGGACCGCAGACCCTTGCCGGCCTGGTCGCAGACCTGGGCCCGCGGGCCCGAGCCGCCACACCTGCGGAGGCGGCCCGCGCCGGGGACCTGGTGGTGGCGGCGATCCCGCTGCTTGCCCACGAACAGCTGCCCGCCGACGCCCTGGCCGGCAAAACGGTGCTGGACACGGCGAACTACTACCCCCAGCGCGACGGCCACCTGGCCGAACTGGACACGGGCGAGCTGACCTCCAGCGCTCGGCTCCAGCGCCACCTCAAGGGCTCCCGCGTCGTGAAGGCCTTCAACAGCATCACCCCGCACCAACTGCTCTCCCTCGCCCGGCCCGTGGGCGCCCCCGACCGCAGCGCCCTGCCCATCGCCGGCGACGATGCGCAGGCCAGGGCGGAGGCCGCCCGGCTGCTGAACCTCCTCGGCTACGACGCGGTGGACACCGGCGCCCTCGCCGCCAGTTGGCGCAGCGAACCGGACACACCGGTGTACGTCCGGCCGTATCTCGGCGACGTGCCCGCCATGGGCGTCGAGGAGTTCCTCCGCTGGACCTTCGGGACACCGGGCATCGCCGTTCCCGCGGCGCAGGTCCGCAGGCTCGTCGACGGCGCGCTGCGCCGACCGGCAGGCGAGGCCCTGCTCCCCTCATCGTGA
- a CDS encoding helix-turn-helix domain-containing protein → MDDRTELSEFLTSRRARLRPQDVGLRDYGAVRRVAGLRREELARLAGVSTAHYTRLEQGKGESVSDEVLDAIATALRLDADESAYLHRIARRPRPCAGGEAAADVRPGLRYLLESFVMTPALLVGRHTQIVGWNQLAVAVFGDFPTLPEERRTVSHLWFTEPYLWLRHAGWERAARAHVAHLRVLLGRYRGDAGLAAHIDHMRELSPDFARMWAEHPVAQVRDRAYVLNHPVVGELTLHGELIALPDEPSCWGLDLFAAEPGTASEQALRTLAHL, encoded by the coding sequence GTGGATGATCGGACCGAGCTGAGCGAGTTCCTCACATCACGCCGTGCCCGACTGCGCCCGCAGGACGTCGGGTTGCGCGACTACGGCGCGGTGCGCCGGGTGGCGGGCCTGCGGCGTGAGGAGCTGGCCCGGCTGGCGGGGGTGAGCACCGCCCACTACACGCGCCTGGAACAGGGCAAGGGCGAGAGCGTCTCGGACGAGGTCCTGGACGCCATCGCCACGGCGCTGCGCCTGGACGCGGACGAATCCGCGTACCTGCACCGGATCGCCCGACGCCCCCGCCCCTGCGCGGGAGGCGAGGCCGCGGCGGATGTCCGTCCGGGCCTGCGCTACCTGCTGGAGTCGTTCGTGATGACGCCGGCGCTGCTGGTCGGGCGGCACACGCAGATCGTCGGCTGGAACCAGCTCGCGGTGGCGGTGTTCGGCGACTTCCCCACACTGCCGGAAGAGCGCCGCACGGTCTCGCACCTGTGGTTCACCGAGCCGTACCTGTGGCTGCGCCACGCCGGTTGGGAGCGGGCGGCACGCGCGCACGTGGCACACCTGCGCGTCCTGCTCGGGCGCTACCGCGGGGACGCCGGACTCGCGGCGCACATCGACCACATGCGGGAACTGAGCCCGGACTTCGCCCGGATGTGGGCGGAGCACCCGGTCGCGCAGGTACGGGACCGGGCGTACGTGCTGAACCATCCCGTCGTGGGCGAACTGACCCTGCACGGCGAACTCATCGCCCTGCCGGACGAACCGTCGTGCTGGGGCCTGGACCTGTTCGCCGCCGAGCCGGGCACCGCATCCGAGCAGGCGCTGCGCACACTCGCGCACTTGTAG